The Phycisphaerales bacterium DNA segment CTGCCCGAGGGCGACCCGCGGCGGGCGGTGTGCGAGGAGGCGTACACGAAGCACCTGGAGGCCGCGCTGCCGCACGTGTCGGGTGATTACATGGGCGAGCACTGGCTGGCGACGTTCGCGCTGCTGGCGATGACGGAGTGAGATATGGGATGCGAGAGGTGCGGCCCGTGCCCCTATGATTCTCCATGTCTGATTCGCCGCGGCTCATTCGTTTGCCGCTGACGGAGGTTTCGCCTGTGGGCGAGCCGCGTGCGACGGCCGTCACTCGTGAGACAATCGCTGCGATCGTGGATGATTTCTACTCGCGCTGCCGCGCCGACCCGCTGCTGGGGCCGGTGTTCAACCGTGTGGTGACGGACTGGCCGCCGCACCTGGCGAAGATCAGGGCATTCTGGGAGGCGGCGGTGCTGCGGCAGCCGGGGTACGCGGGGCGGCCGCTGGAGGCGCACCTGGAGCTGCCGGTGCCGCGCGAGCACTTTTCGGCGTGGCTGCGGCTGTGGAAGGCGACCGTCGAGTCGAACTGCACGCCGCAGGACGCGGCGGTGTTCATGACGCTCGCGGGGCGGATGGCGAACAAGATGATGGGGGCGGCGAAGTCAGGGGATGGGGCGGGGGCGTAACGGCGGGTCACTTTCGCTCGCGTTTTTCCGCGTTTCTGCTAGGCTCTCGGAGTTGCGGCTGACGCCGCGGGAGGAGAGAGACGATGCGGACCGCCCTGACGTGCGCCGTGGCCGTGGCTCTGGTTGCGCCGGTTGCGAACGCCTACACGCAGTACACCATGACGCAGGCGGGGTTCTCGCCCACGTGGGTGCAGTACACGCAGCACTTCGTGGGGACGGGCGGGTCAGGCATCAGCTATGGCCAGACGAGCGGCGGGAATCCGGGCGAGCACCGGGCGTTTGAGACGGCGGTGAACGCCGCGGCCCCGGGGCAGCACTCGGCGTACTACATCTCGCTGCTGTTCGCCAACTCGTATGACCCGGCAACGCAGGGGGCGATCCCGCAGCTGACGTACCGCGAGGACTTCCGCACGGCCACGAGCATTCAGTACTCGGGGCCGGTGGTGCGGCAGGGCGGGAACTTCTACTTCGCGCCGGTGCTGGTCGCGAGCGCGGCGAACTGGACGAGCACCAACCTGCTGACGCTGACGGCGTCGGATTTCTATCTCGTCACGAACAACGCGAACTTGGCGTACGGCCTGGACACGACGGTGAACCCGGACTTCTCCGCCGCGGGCGGGGTGATCGACTTCGGGATCTTCCGCGGTTCGACCTCGGGTCCGGTGCCGGGCGGTGGTGGGGACAGCGCGGTGGGCTACATCGACAACGCGCAAATCACGATACCCGCGCCGGCCGTGATGGCGGTGGTCGGGTGCGGGCTGCTGATGAGCCGACGCAGGCGACGCGTCGGTTGAGCGATCGGCCGCGGGCTGCGGTCCGCTACTCCTTCTCCTTTTCGCCGAAGCGGTAGCGGACCATCTTGCCGTTGAGGAAGCAGGTGATCTCGGCGGGTTCGCCCGGCTTGGCGTCCCCCACCATCACCATCGTCCCCATCCCCTTGAGGTCGCGGCTGGCGAGCAGCTTGCCCTGCATGTCCAGCACGAGGAGGCTGCTGCCGTACATCTTGTGGTTGCGGCCGGTGCGGTCCATGCTGCTGATGTTGAGGAGAACGACCGCCTCGGGCTTCTGATCGCCGTCGACATCACCCGCCGCCATGGAGGCCTGCACCATCACGTTCTTGGGGAGGTTCTCGGGGGTGTAGGCCCAGACCTGCTCGTGCTTGTCGTCGTAGAGCGCGATGCTGGGGGTGCTGGAGCTGCCGCTGAACTTCTGGAGGCAGAGGAGCCAGCCGCGCTTGCCGTCAGCGGTAACGGGCTCAAAGGCGCTGATGTTGGTCATGCGGCTGACCCCCTTGAACTTCACGGCGTTGAGCGACTTGGCGTCGGAGGAGAGCACCTGAAGGCCGCCCATGAAGCCGGCGGCGACCAGCTCCTGCTTGCCATCGCCATCGACATCGACGCGGCGGGCCATGCTGGGGTGGAACATCGCCGTGATCGCCTTGGTCTCGGCCTCGGAGAACTTGTCCGCCGCAACCTCCGGGATCGGGTTGGGCTCGGTCTTCATCATGGCGCCGATGTTGATCGCCGTCTCTTCGTCGGATTCGGGGTCGTCGCCGCCCGCCTGGAGGTTGGCGATTTCATCGGGCGTGCGGAGGTCCTTGCCGGCGAGGAGCTTTTCGATGTTCTCGGTGAGCGTGTCCTCCTCGCCTTCGCCGAAGCCGACCTTGATGTCCTGCACGTTGCCCTTGGCGTCAATCAGGACCATCGTGGGGATGCCGCTCACCTTGTACTGCTCCTGCACGGAACCGTCGTCCATGTACTGGAGGAGCGTGAGCTTCTTCTTGGCGAGGAACTTCTTGACCAGTGCTTCGTTCTGCTGGTCCTGGTTGACGCCGAGCACCACCACCGGCTTGTCCTTGAACTTGTCGGCGACGGCCTGCACGTGCGGGATCGCCTGGACACAGGGGCCGCACCACGTGGCCCAGAAGTCCAGCACGACGACCTTGCCCTTCTGAGCTTCGAGCGAAAACTCGGAGCCGTCCAGCAGCTTGCCCTTGATGGCGGGCGCGGGCTTGCCGAGCAGCGCCATCTGCTCGCCGGCGCCGTGCGGCTGGGGCATCAGGTCTTCGACCTTCTCGTAGTCCGCCGGCGGCGTGAACGCGAACGCCTGGGGGTCCACAGCCTCGTTCACCTTCACCTCGCTGAAGGTGTAGACGTACTTGGCGCTCTTGACCTCGGGCATCTCCGGCGCGTCCTCGTCGTCGCCCATCGCCTCCTTGTAGTCGTCGTACTGCTTCTTCATGCCCTCGGTCATGTCCATGACGCACTCGCCCATGAGGCCGGTCTCGTCATCGATCCACACGGAAATCTTGAGCGGGAAGCCGCCGGCCTCCTCGTCCGAGCCCTCGGCGTTGACTCTCACACCGTTGCGGCCGTCACGCACTTCCGGCGTGGCGTCGATCACCTTGGTGATCATGAGGAGCAGATGCTGCACGGGTTTGCCGGCCCGTGCGAGGACCTGGGCGCTCGGTGGGGCGATCTGGCCGGCGGTGGGCGCCAGCTCCTGCACCAGTTCCTGCGGCGTGCGGCCGTCGGTCTTGGCCTCCACATACCGCTTTCTGGCGTGCTCCACGATCCATACGGTGCTGCCGTCGCTGATGTAGTCGAAGCGCGGCTTCTCGCTGGTGATGCGCAGCTTGCCGCCCTGGGCGTACACCAGCTTGCTGGTGCCGGACATCTCGGGGGCCTCGA contains these protein-coding regions:
- a CDS encoding redoxin family protein; its protein translation is MRWVTGYLCAAIVAGVSPSIPALAQPQIEKLAAKDGATRGREALEKAKAAYAKLKTYQESCTFKYVFEAEGDFEAPEMSGTSKLVYAQGGKLRITSEKPRFDYISDGSTVWIVEHARKRYVEAKTDGRTPQELVQELAPTAGQIAPPSAQVLARAGKPVQHLLLMITKVIDATPEVRDGRNGVRVNAEGSDEEAGGFPLKISVWIDDETGLMGECVMDMTEGMKKQYDDYKEAMGDDEDAPEMPEVKSAKYVYTFSEVKVNEAVDPQAFAFTPPADYEKVEDLMPQPHGAGEQMALLGKPAPAIKGKLLDGSEFSLEAQKGKVVVLDFWATWCGPCVQAIPHVQAVADKFKDKPVVVLGVNQDQQNEALVKKFLAKKKLTLLQYMDDGSVQEQYKVSGIPTMVLIDAKGNVQDIKVGFGEGEEDTLTENIEKLLAGKDLRTPDEIANLQAGGDDPESDEETAINIGAMMKTEPNPIPEVAADKFSEAETKAITAMFHPSMARRVDVDGDGKQELVAAGFMGGLQVLSSDAKSLNAVKFKGVSRMTNISAFEPVTADGKRGWLLCLQKFSGSSSTPSIALYDDKHEQVWAYTPENLPKNVMVQASMAAGDVDGDQKPEAVVLLNISSMDRTGRNHKMYGSSLLVLDMQGKLLASRDLKGMGTMVMVGDAKPGEPAEITCFLNGKMVRYRFGEKEKE
- a CDS encoding group III truncated hemoglobin, with translation MSDSPRLIRLPLTEVSPVGEPRATAVTRETIAAIVDDFYSRCRADPLLGPVFNRVVTDWPPHLAKIRAFWEAAVLRQPGYAGRPLEAHLELPVPREHFSAWLRLWKATVESNCTPQDAAVFMTLAGRMANKMMGAAKSGDGAGA